From Paenibacillus sp. V4I7, one genomic window encodes:
- a CDS encoding DUF3221 domain-containing protein — protein sequence MKKLVLGVALTLAVCVFSGCSASSEAEKGNYIIAKEEQRILVAKQISKKDAESKTFTTFKKSNIELVYYIVEDSQLYNELRVGEKVNVTPKTNDKGEYAVMQSDPPQIVADKIERQKE from the coding sequence TTGAAAAAGTTAGTTTTAGGCGTAGCCTTAACACTTGCCGTATGTGTATTTAGTGGTTGTAGTGCTTCGTCTGAAGCTGAAAAGGGAAATTACATTATTGCAAAGGAAGAGCAAAGAATCTTAGTGGCGAAGCAAATTTCTAAGAAGGATGCAGAAAGTAAGACCTTTACTACCTTCAAAAAGAGTAATATTGAATTAGTCTATTATATTGTAGAAGATTCCCAACTCTACAACGAACTAAGAGTAGGCGAAAAAGTTAATGTAACTCCCAAAACAAATGATAAAGGCGAATATGCTGTGATGCAATCTGATCCCCCTCAAATTGTAGCTGATAAGATAGAAAGACAAAAGGAATAA
- a CDS encoding stalk domain-containing protein: MKKFTLGLLSGIMLTASTTVIAASLDVTLFPAKYVINNNQVPLPEEYTSLNYNGHAYVPVRFVSENFGANVDYDSNLTKILINNEGLKFTAENNMKFGNLITYLAENKTKVSFMLQSDLDNVIGGNLYFYDDSAVLLSKISIGGEYKAGTSKIEGFAEEDVSNYKYVVLRIGMNLGKNYQPGQLTDQQRDEIAKNGLLKIGIPVNQVEKLGVKRSILWDIIKTSNMSSLDSAKLAEKINAR; encoded by the coding sequence ATGAAAAAATTCACTTTAGGTCTCTTGTCTGGAATAATGCTTACAGCCAGTACCACTGTGATTGCGGCTTCATTAGATGTTACTTTATTTCCAGCTAAATATGTCATTAATAATAATCAGGTTCCCTTACCAGAAGAATATACTAGTCTAAACTACAATGGTCATGCTTACGTCCCAGTTAGGTTTGTTAGTGAGAATTTCGGCGCAAATGTTGACTATGATTCTAATTTAACTAAGATTCTTATTAATAACGAAGGTTTAAAGTTCACTGCTGAAAATAACATGAAATTTGGTAACCTAATTACTTACTTAGCAGAAAATAAGACCAAAGTTTCTTTTATGTTACAGAGTGACTTGGATAATGTGATAGGTGGGAATCTTTATTTTTACGATGACAGTGCTGTTTTATTAAGCAAAATTTCTATCGGTGGAGAGTATAAAGCGGGAACCTCTAAAATTGAAGGATTTGCTGAGGAGGATGTTTCAAACTATAAATACGTGGTCTTAAGAATTGGTATGAACCTAGGTAAAAATTATCAACCTGGACAATTGACTGATCAGCAAAGAGACGAGATTGCAAAGAATGGATTATTAAAAATTGGTATACCAGTCAACCAGGTCGAGAAATTAGGAGTTAAAAGAAGTATACTTTGGGACATTATTAAAACCTCGAACATGTCTAGTCTTGATAGCGCAAAACTGGCTGAGAAAATAAACGCAAGATAA
- a CDS encoding helix-turn-helix domain-containing protein, with protein MAHQHNYQKTAGQFQVSYQQVYQWVKKFETGGHEALKDGRGRKKASEELTEADQQKLEMKKMEYEMERLRAENAFLKKLQELQRRRS; from the coding sequence TTGGCACACCAACATAATTACCAAAAGACAGCGGGGCAGTTTCAGGTCTCTTACCAGCAAGTGTATCAATGGGTCAAGAAGTTCGAAACTGGCGGTCATGAGGCGTTAAAGGATGGTCGAGGACGCAAGAAAGCTTCCGAAGAGTTAACGGAGGCCGATCAACAGAAGCTCGAGATGAAGAAGATGGAATATGAAATGGAGCGGCTTCGGGCGGAAAATGCATTTCTAAAAAAGCTACAGGAATTACAAAGGAGGCGAAGTTAA
- a CDS encoding transposase: MSKRKCGAAEKLIILNEVSSGQIGFLAAAKKYEINKTTLMKWQRRYKLYGYEGLESRAHNRSYSAELKLGAVKDYLEGGLSQYQIIDKYMIANTKQLYDWIKKYNGHSSLKAYKGEAKAMTMVALQHIKNESILFNTAWHTNIITKRQRGSFRSLTSKCINGSRSSKLAVMRR; encoded by the coding sequence ATGTCAAAAAGAAAATGTGGTGCTGCGGAAAAACTCATTATCCTTAATGAAGTATCAAGTGGGCAAATAGGTTTTCTGGCCGCAGCTAAGAAATATGAGATCAATAAAACGACTTTGATGAAGTGGCAACGTCGTTACAAGCTGTATGGTTACGAAGGGCTCGAGAGTCGTGCTCATAATCGAAGTTATAGCGCTGAGCTTAAACTGGGCGCGGTGAAGGACTACCTTGAGGGGGGATTGTCTCAGTACCAGATCATCGATAAATACATGATTGCTAATACAAAACAGCTATACGATTGGATTAAGAAGTATAATGGTCATAGCAGCTTAAAAGCCTACAAAGGGGAAGCAAAAGCTATGACGATGGTCGCTCTACAACATATCAAGAACGAATCGATATTGTTCAATACTGCTTGGCACACCAACATAATTACCAAAAGACAGCGGGGCAGTTTCAGGTCTCTTACCAGCAAGTGTATCAATGGGTCAAGAAGTTCGAAACTGGCGGTCATGAGGCGTTAA
- a CDS encoding IS3 family transposase, with amino-acid sequence MSVSFGYRQLTLHMRKQTGKVINHKRVYRLMKVKGIQSVIRRKKKKYAHSTPQQVADNLLNRKFQAAVSTWFPQFMSWCPDCMKMGYHSWLHQFALVHNCPIHQTNLINACPSILRGVLKISFS; translated from the coding sequence TTGAGCGTATCTTTTGGCTATCGTCAATTAACCCTGCATATGCGCAAACAGACAGGAAAAGTCATCAATCATAAGCGTGTGTACCGGCTTATGAAGGTAAAGGGAATTCAGTCCGTGATACGTAGAAAGAAAAAGAAATACGCACACTCGACACCTCAGCAGGTAGCCGATAACCTGTTAAATCGTAAGTTTCAAGCAGCAGTATCCACCTGGTTTCCACAGTTCATGAGTTGGTGCCCAGACTGTATGAAGATGGGATATCATAGCTGGTTACATCAATTTGCGTTGGTTCATAACTGTCCGATTCATCAAACCAATTTGATAAATGCGTGTCCTAGCATATTGCGAGGAGTGCTTAAGATATCATTTTCATAG